In the genome of Nonomuraea sp. NBC_00507, the window CACCGAGTCCTGCCCGAACGGCGCCGTCGCGTTGGCCGCGAAGCACATCGTCGCACCCCACGAGAACACATCCGCCTGGCCCGTGACGGCCGACGCCGTGATCTGCTCCGGCGCCATGTAGGCAGGCGTCCCCACGCCCCTACCGCTCACCGTGGCCGCCGCGTCCAGCGCCCTGGCCAGGCCGAAGTCGATCACCCGCGGCCCGTCCGGCCCGAGCAACACGTTCTGGGGCTTGAAGTCCCGATGGACGATGCCGGCGCGGTGGATGGCCGTGATCGCGGTCGCGGTGCTGACCGCCAGCCGTTCCAGCGCCCCGCCGCGCCGCGGCCCGGTCAGCGCGACCTCCCTGGCCAGCGACGGCCCGTCGACGTACTCGCTCACGATGTACGGCCGGCCCTCGTCGAACCCGGCGTCGATCACCTGGGCCGTGCAGAACCTCGCCACATGCTTGGCCAGCTCGACTTCCCGTAAGAACGCCGCCCGCTCGTCGCCCACCGGTCCGTGCAGCAGCTTGACCGCGTACGTCTCCCCGCCCCGCGAACCGAGGAACACCGCGCCTTGACCACCCTCGCCCAGACGCCCGGAAAGCGCGTACTCTCCGAGTCGCTGCGGGTCCCCCGTTCTGAGCGGCTGTGCCGTTGGCACGGGGCGCCTCCCCTCGCCGCCACCCCACTTCTGCTCTCTACTGAAAGCAACGGATTGCCACCAGTCAACGGTGCTCAGGGCAATCGCGGCCTGACCGTGATACAGCGGGTCAAGAGGTACGGGTGACCGTGCCCGAATACGTCACTTCGTCCTTACCTTGGCGTGTCACCTTGATGGCCATCTGGTCGGCGTACGACGTCGGGAACATGCGCAACGTGCCCGGATAACATTCCTCGCCCACGACCTGATCGAGCGCGAAGACCATCCCGGTCCCCGTCCGCCCCAGCCGCCCGGAGCAGTGCAGGTCGGCCCCCCATCGCATGGCCCCGCCGTCGTCGCCCAGGCGCAGCTCGACGGGGAAGACCCGCTGGGCGGTGAAGTGCTCGGCCGAGCCCGTCCACGTGCCCTCCAGCCCGGGGCCCTGCGCGGCGCGCAGCCAGAACACGAAGCCGGCCACCCCCATGGCCAGCCCTGCCGCCGCCACCCCCAACTGCCAGGCGCGGGGCCGCCGACGGGGGCGCTCCGGCTGCGGCGAGGTGCGGGCGACCGCGGGGAAGCTGGTGGTCGGATCGGGGTCCGTGACCGATCCCCCTGTGGTGGTGACCCCCGCGCCCAGCCCGCCCGTCACCGAGCCAACGGCCGCGGACAGCCCGGTGCCGGAGGCTGTGGACACGTGTCCGGTGCCTGAGGCCGCGGACGCCGGTCCGGTGCCTGAGGCCGCGGGCGCCGGTCCGGTGCCGGAGGCTGCGGGCGCCGGTCCGGAACCGGAAGCCTCGGGCGCGGGGCCGGAGGCCGGGAGCGTAGGGGTGGAGCGCGGGAGGGCGGCCATCGCGCCCGACGACAGCACGTCCTCGCCTGCCGCGTCCTGCCCCAGCAACCACCGCAGCACTTCCTCGGCGTCCGGCCGGTCCCCCGGCTCGGGCGCCAGGCACGCCTCCACGATCTCGCGCAGCCGCCCGCTCAGCGGCCCCAGGTGCGGCTTCCCGTACAGGATCCTGGCCAGGACCTCCTGATAGGTGTCCGCCATGTACGAGTGCCGCCCGGTCGCGGTGTACGCGACGGTCAGCCCCCACGCCCACAGGTCGGCGGCCGGCCCGGCGGACTCGCCCTTGATGCGCTCGGGCGGCAGGTACGCCGGCGTCCCGACGGGGATCTGACTGGTGGTCGCGGTAGTGGTGGTGACCAGCCGGGACACCCCGAAATCGATCACCCGCGGCCCGTCGAGCCCGAGCAGCACGTTGCCCGGCTTGAAGTCCCGGTGCACGACGCCGGCCCGGTGGATGGCGCCGAGCGCGGTGGCGGTGCCGATGGCCAGGCGTTCCAGGGATCCGCCCTGCCGCGGCCCCTTGGCGAGCACGTGTTGCTGGAGCGACGGCCCCTCGACGTACTCGCTGACCAGATAGGGCCGGTCTCCTTCGAGGTCGGCGTCGAGCAGCTGGGCCGTGCAGAACGCGGCCACCCGCCGCACCGCCTCCACCTCTCCCAGGAATCGGCGGCGCATGTCGGGGTCACCGGACAGGCTGGCGTGCAGCAGCTTGATCGCGACCTGCGCCCCCTGCGGCGAA includes:
- a CDS encoding serine/threonine protein kinase yields the protein MSELRTDDPRQLGAYRLSRRLGQGGQGVVYLGHSPQGAQVAIKLLHASLSGDPDMRRRFLGEVEAVRRVAAFCTAQLLDADLEGDRPYLVSEYVEGPSLQQHVLAKGPRQGGSLERLAIGTATALGAIHRAGVVHRDFKPGNVLLGLDGPRVIDFGVSRLVTTTTATTSQIPVGTPAYLPPERIKGESAGPAADLWAWGLTVAYTATGRHSYMADTYQEVLARILYGKPHLGPLSGRLREIVEACLAPEPGDRPDAEEVLRWLLGQDAAGEDVLSSGAMAALPRSTPTLPASGPAPEASGSGPAPAASGTGPAPAASGTGPASAASGTGHVSTASGTGLSAAVGSVTGGLGAGVTTTGGSVTDPDPTTSFPAVARTSPQPERPRRRPRAWQLGVAAAGLAMGVAGFVFWLRAAQGPGLEGTWTGSAEHFTAQRVFPVELRLGDDGGAMRWGADLHCSGRLGRTGTGMVFALDQVVGEECYPGTLRMFPTSYADQMAIKVTRQGKDEVTYSGTVTRTS